One Gemmatimonadaceae bacterium DNA window includes the following coding sequences:
- a CDS encoding roadblock/LC7 domain-containing protein, giving the protein MSTSPFASVLASLTRQRGVRASLVVDENDGIVVDSNLQIGQDGDRVAALAASLYRKARLSAGAAHLGTATFMQLEAERGRICAAGRNDLVLVVVADPAANIGMIRVEMIKAAGGLP; this is encoded by the coding sequence ATGAGCACCAGCCCGTTCGCGTCCGTACTCGCGTCCCTGACGCGTCAGCGCGGCGTGCGCGCGAGTCTCGTCGTCGACGAGAACGACGGCATCGTCGTCGACTCGAATCTGCAAATCGGTCAGGACGGCGATCGCGTCGCCGCCCTTGCCGCGTCGCTGTATCGAAAGGCACGACTGTCGGCCGGCGCGGCCCATCTCGGGACGGCGACGTTCATGCAGCTGGAGGCGGAACGAGGCCGAATCTGTGCCGCGGGACGGAACGACCTCGTCCTCGTAGTAGTTGCCGACCCGGCGGCGAACATCGGCATGATCCGGGTCGAAATGATCAAGGCAGCGGGAGGTCTCCCATGA